A window of Acidobacteriota bacterium contains these coding sequences:
- a CDS encoding TonB family protein produces MKSMNSAAKLLFVFSLICSLFLITTSARQDSAQPPKIIRKSGGVLVGSATKRIEPTYPPLAKAARVAGAVVVEVTLDEAGKVIAARALSGHPLLKDAAVAAARGWEFTPTQLSGEAVKVIGTITFNFNLPDPAPDTSGDEIEKAERLAQANPNSYEAHFALGEAYRSEAEYDKAIAAYHKTIELKPDHEATYLSLGSIYRKGRNYDLEIATYKRGLEAVPGSLTMLKPLGIALESKQRYAESADAFKQILDKTPEDAEALLHLGWVYLRLQRHNEARETLFRLVKLNPNDLKAQQYIAASYAGQGRFAEAIAAYDKIIESKLPYAFLYQVYYGKGTCHFNSRQFPQAIEAFKKAGELNPSYVEVYCPMGRAYIESQRFDEAIESLNKAIQLKPDLVCAPALLALAYSQMGRPDDAEKTLREAIQKNPNQPDLYMNLGGFLFNNKKIEEAETAYRKAASLAPKNLRLLLAVSSFFGARGKFADAETYDKMALALEPNNSLVLNNVGYRMVEQSKNLDEALKMIQRAVDAEPNNGSYLDSLGWAYFKLGKLDEAEKYLRRAIAIRPDSYAIQEHLGDLYEKQGKLDLAKSRWQTAESMPSPPEAKERLKAKIEGKPKASNQ; encoded by the coding sequence CCAAACGGATCGAACCAACCTATCCGCCGCTCGCAAAAGCGGCGCGGGTTGCAGGCGCGGTGGTTGTCGAAGTCACATTGGATGAAGCAGGCAAAGTCATCGCCGCGCGCGCCCTTTCCGGGCATCCGCTTTTGAAAGATGCGGCGGTCGCTGCCGCGCGAGGTTGGGAATTTACGCCAACTCAACTATCAGGCGAAGCCGTCAAAGTCATCGGCACCATCACCTTTAATTTTAATTTGCCCGATCCTGCTCCCGACACCAGCGGCGATGAGATTGAAAAAGCCGAGCGTCTGGCGCAAGCCAATCCCAATTCATACGAAGCGCATTTTGCCTTGGGCGAGGCGTACAGAAGTGAAGCGGAGTACGACAAGGCGATAGCCGCTTATCATAAAACCATCGAACTCAAGCCCGACCATGAAGCCACGTATCTCAGTCTGGGTTCAATTTATCGAAAGGGGCGAAATTACGATTTGGAAATAGCCACTTATAAGCGAGGTCTCGAAGCGGTTCCCGGTTCGTTGACGATGCTGAAGCCTCTTGGCATCGCCCTTGAGAGCAAACAGCGATATGCAGAGAGCGCTGATGCCTTCAAACAAATTTTAGATAAAACACCGGAAGATGCTGAAGCCTTGCTTCATCTGGGGTGGGTCTATCTGCGTTTGCAACGTCATAATGAGGCGCGAGAAACGCTTTTCCGCCTGGTGAAACTCAACCCGAACGATTTGAAAGCGCAACAATATATTGCGGCTTCTTATGCCGGGCAAGGACGTTTTGCGGAAGCCATAGCGGCTTACGATAAAATTATCGAGAGCAAACTTCCTTACGCTTTTCTCTATCAAGTTTATTATGGAAAAGGAACCTGCCATTTCAACTCGCGCCAGTTTCCCCAAGCCATTGAAGCCTTCAAAAAGGCTGGAGAATTGAATCCTTCTTATGTCGAGGTCTATTGTCCAATGGGCAGAGCCTATATCGAATCCCAACGTTTTGATGAGGCTATCGAATCGTTAAACAAAGCTATTCAATTAAAACCCGATTTAGTCTGTGCGCCGGCATTGCTGGCTCTTGCTTACTCACAAATGGGACGCCCGGACGATGCCGAAAAGACGCTTAGAGAAGCGATTCAAAAAAATCCCAATCAACCCGACCTCTACATGAATTTGGGCGGGTTTTTGTTTAACAATAAAAAAATCGAAGAGGCTGAGACAGCGTATCGCAAAGCCGCTTCGCTTGCTCCCAAAAACCTTCGGCTGCTGCTTGCGGTCAGCAGCTTTTTCGGGGCGCGCGGCAAATTTGCAGATGCCGAAACCTACGACAAAATGGCGCTGGCACTGGAGCCGAATAATTCACTGGTTCTCAATAATGTCGGCTATCGAATGGTTGAACAAAGCAAAAATCTTGATGAAGCTTTGAAAATGATTCAACGCGCCGTCGATGCAGAACCCAATAACGGTTCTTATCTCGATAGCCTGGGCTGGGCTTATTTTAAACTGGGAAAACTCGATGAAGCGGAAAAATATTTGCGCCGCGCAATAGCCATTCGCCCGGATTCCTATGCCATTCAGGAACACCTCGGCGACCTCTACGAAAAACAGGGCAAGCTTGACCTGGCAAAATCAAGATGGCAAACCGCCGAATCCATGCCGTCACCGCCCGAAGCAAAAGAACGGTTGAAAGCGAAAATCGAAGGTAAGCCGAAAGCCTCTAACCAGTAG
- a CDS encoding D-TA family PLP-dependent enzyme, giving the protein MKAAFGLSPVMNELAVDDYRIAEIDRVLTPALAIYPEIVDANIAATIRLLGGDASRWRPHVKTAKLQFVMQRFVAAGVMNFKCATALELATVCEIGAADVLLAYPVVGANARRVREIAERFSATRIAALIETAAQIEVWKAGSIGLFIDVNGGMNRTGIEQDRVDEIVNLAKAIQDAGCEFRGLHYYDGHMAGKVDLREREGAAHAGYDRLMNLVAALEAMNIQVSEVITAGTPAFPCSLSYAPFREARFTHRISPGTVVYNDTTSLAQLPADYGYRPAAIVVSTVVSHPTATRLTCDAGHKTVSADAGIPNCFVIGHADLIPQHPSEEHLPIECASNKPEIGETLYLVPKHVCPTVNNFDHALIIEKGKIVGVERVTARGREAPFAI; this is encoded by the coding sequence ATGAAAGCGGCTTTCGGTTTGTCGCCTGTAATGAATGAACTCGCGGTTGACGATTATCGCATCGCGGAAATTGACCGGGTGCTCACGCCTGCGCTTGCCATCTATCCTGAAATCGTTGATGCCAATATCGCTGCAACCATTCGTTTGCTTGGCGGCGATGCGTCGCGCTGGCGTCCGCATGTGAAAACCGCAAAACTGCAATTTGTCATGCAGCGGTTTGTCGCCGCAGGGGTAATGAATTTCAAATGCGCCACGGCGCTTGAACTCGCAACCGTTTGTGAAATCGGCGCTGCGGATGTCTTGCTCGCTTACCCCGTGGTGGGCGCAAATGCGCGCCGGGTGCGCGAAATTGCCGAACGATTTTCTGCAACGCGCATCGCCGCGCTCATTGAAACGGCGGCGCAGATCGAGGTGTGGAAAGCCGGTTCTATCGGACTGTTTATCGATGTCAACGGCGGCATGAATCGCACAGGGATCGAACAAGACCGGGTTGATGAAATTGTAAACCTGGCAAAAGCGATTCAAGACGCGGGTTGCGAATTTCGCGGGCTGCATTATTACGATGGGCACATGGCGGGTAAGGTTGATTTACGGGAACGCGAAGGCGCGGCGCACGCAGGTTATGACCGGTTGATGAATCTGGTAGCGGCGCTTGAAGCGATGAATATTCAAGTCAGTGAAGTGATCACCGCAGGCACCCCTGCGTTTCCTTGTTCGCTATCTTATGCGCCGTTTAGAGAAGCCCGATTCACTCATCGCATTTCGCCGGGAACCGTGGTCTATAACGACACCACGAGTCTCGCGCAATTGCCTGCGGATTACGGTTATCGCCCGGCGGCTATTGTGGTTTCAACCGTTGTGTCGCATCCGACAGCCACGCGATTAACCTGCGATGCCGGGCATAAAACCGTTTCGGCGGACGCAGGCATTCCCAATTGTTTTGTCATCGGTCACGCGGATTTAATCCCGCAACACCCAAGCGAAGAACATCTGCCGATTGAATGCGCGTCAAATAAACCGGAAATCGGCGAAACGCTTTACCTGGTTCCGAAACATGTCTGCCCGACAGTGAATAATTTCGACCACGCCTTGATTATTGAAAAAGGCAAGATTGTCGGCGTTGAGCGCGTCACGGCGCGCGGTCGCGAAGCGCCTTTTGCCATTTGA